One window of the Aptenodytes patagonicus chromosome 5, bAptPat1.pri.cur, whole genome shotgun sequence genome contains the following:
- the LOC143160423 gene encoding protein NDNF-like, protein MSWFWFYLPLHLLMAACLCYSIKAPTTSSQQSFKTDLFNFYHSLMLADGKETTIHLLKDIPKRYYFVLEEGRALAPFTITVTPCDVPIEWSILVHKASASFLGKAAQGDHDTQEVSKSQKAPSMVSTIFNYKGNSVETYMGMSSHSALYMLEFLSTERDTHITVYLTTDTTSGQLYPELPVDPRIDVIGIGHTTVTLTWKHSPSVLQHRENIQYCLLVNEKHNYKSLCAAETAIRSSGMKLPPTLALSLSPYLLEPQQVMILSNSELSIINKASSGEVRQICMGTKNTYTVLNLSPSTQYYFDVFIVNLLTNASAAYTGTFARTLEEPEPKVMELKDGKVIQVVLDGKNQKFYSLQYQARHKKIQFTFQLCRGQVRVHIMKNGKTVALENISGLRYFLLKGKLLDTYLVQLRSTEESNSSVKVQVSPHFHKPLFPLLPESLKIKSFSKLRTCNSVTIAWLGTQEESKYCVYKKRIEEDRVWMELRSADRCSGPESRHKSEKVLCKYFYDINLQRAVTTETIKGLDAGTLYLFDVYLFGPSGIPVRYHSKVVKTRKKC, encoded by the exons atgtcctggttttggttttatctgCCCCTCCATCTTCTCATGGCGGCTTGCTTGTGTTATTCCATAAAAGCACCCACCACCAGTTCCCAACAGAGCTTCAAGACCGATCTCTTCAATTTCTACCACTCCCTGATGCTTGCTGATGGTAAGGAAACTACAATTCACCTGCTGAAGGATATACCTAAAAG GTACTACTTTGTTTTGGAGGAAGGCAGAGCCCTTGCACCTTTCACAATAACAGTGACACCCTGTGATGTTCCCATTGAATGGAGCATACTTGTGCACAAGGCTTCAGCAAGTTTCCTTGGAAAAGCAGCACAAG GTGATCATGATACACAAGAGGTCTCAAAATCTCAGAAGGCTCCAAGCATGGTGTCCACCATTTTTAACTATAAGGGAAATTCTGTAGAGACTTACATGGGTATGTCTTCTCATTCTGCCCTTTATATGCTAGAGTTCTTATCCACTGAGCGAGACACACACATTACTGTGTACTTAACAACTGACACAACATCTGGGCAGCTCTATCCAGAACTTCCAGTGGATCCACGCATAGATGTTATTGGCATTGGGCATACAACAGTGACTCTGACCTGGAAACACAGTCCCTCTGTCTTGCAACATAGAGAAAACATCCAGTACTGCCTTCTGGTTAATGAAAAGCACAACTATAAGAGCTTATGTGCTGCTGAGACAGCAATCAGATCCTCTGGAATGAAACTGCCACCTACATtagctttgtctctctctccgTACCTTCTTGAACCGCAGCAGGTGATGATATTGTCAAACAGTGAATTGAGCATCATCAACAAAGCAAGTAGTGGGGAAGTCAGGCAGATATGCATGGGTACCAAGAACACTTACACAGTGCTCAATCTCAGTCCCAGCACTCAGTATTACTTTGACGTTTTTATTGTCAATCTCCTCACAAATGCCAGCGCTGCTTACACCGGGACGTTTGCAAGAACCCTGGAAGAACCTGAACCTAAGGTGATGGAGCTGAAAGATGGGAAAGTGATTCAGGTTGTCCTGGATGGGAAAAACCAGAAATTCTACAGTCTGCAGTACCAGGCGAGGCACAAGAAAATACAATTCACCTTTCAGTTGTGTCGTGGCCAGGTACGAGTTCACATAATGAAGAATGGTAAAACAGTGGCATTGGAGAACATCTCAGGGCTGAGGTATTTCTTACTGAAGGGAAAGCTGCTGGACACATATTTGGTGCAGCTGAGGTCCACAGAGGAGTCTAACTCTTCTGTGAAAGTACAGGTGTCCCCCCATTTCCACAAGCCCTTATTCCCACTTCTTCCAGAGAGCTTAAAAATCAAGTCCTTCAGTAAACTGAGGACCTGCAACTCTGTTACCATTGCCTGGCTAGGAACACAAGAGGAGAGCAAGTACTGTGTGTACAAGAAAAGGATTGAAGAAGATCGGGTCTGGATGGAACTGCGGAGTGCAGACAGGTGTTCTGGACCTGAATCTCGGCACAAGTCCGAGAAAGTGCTGTGCAAGTATTTCTATGATATAAATCTCCAGCGAGCCGTCACCACGGAGACCATCAAAGGGCTGGATGCGGGGACACTTTACTTGTTTGATGTTTATCTCTTTGGGCCATCTGGCATCCCCGTCAGGTATCACAGCAAAGTTGTGaagaccagaaaaaaatgttga